A genomic region of Salinibacter pepae contains the following coding sequences:
- a CDS encoding acyloxyacyl hydrolase — MHARLIVVTVLVSLGVVVPCAGQPADSLAPSTNAVGVWAAGSFATGRLIGNIRRARVGLVGLRYHRLLAPASPSPSFDGPTLTYTADLLPVLFLSIPSGALPALPSDESSPARMSSSRPQDRTAVGVGVRPVGLRLTYRPHKRVQPFVAGSTGLAFFDRSVPNALGRSLNFMFDLGAGVRVVLTPTLTLTAGYRYHHLSNGFRGQINPGVDANLFRLGVTASP, encoded by the coding sequence TTGCACGCTCGCCTCATCGTCGTCACTGTACTTGTCAGCCTCGGTGTCGTTGTTCCCTGCGCGGGCCAGCCTGCGGACAGCCTCGCCCCCTCTACGAATGCCGTCGGCGTATGGGCCGCCGGTTCGTTCGCGACCGGACGCCTCATCGGAAACATCCGGCGCGCCCGAGTGGGACTGGTGGGGCTGCGCTACCACCGCCTCCTCGCGCCGGCCTCCCCCTCTCCGAGTTTCGACGGCCCGACCCTCACGTACACGGCAGACCTGCTTCCCGTTCTCTTCCTGTCGATCCCGTCTGGCGCCCTTCCCGCCCTCCCATCCGACGAATCGAGTCCGGCGCGGATGTCGTCCTCTCGTCCCCAGGATCGAACCGCGGTCGGCGTTGGGGTCCGCCCGGTGGGCCTACGCCTCACCTACCGGCCCCACAAACGCGTCCAACCGTTCGTCGCGGGAAGCACCGGCCTCGCGTTTTTCGACCGCTCCGTGCCCAATGCGCTGGGGCGGTCGCTGAACTTTATGTTCGATCTGGGGGCGGGCGTCCGTGTGGTCCTCACCCCCACCCTGACTCTCACTGCTGGCTACCGCTACCACCACCTGTCGAATGGCTTTCGTGGACAAATCAATCCTGGCGTTGATGCAAATCTGTTCCGGCTCGGCGTCACCGCATCCCCCTAG
- a CDS encoding alpha/beta fold hydrolase: MELFHNQYGDSGPPFILLHGLLGAHGNWHTLSRTAFRDVARVHAVDQRNHGRSPHADAMDYPTLATDLRRFIDRHDLAPAAVLGHSMGGKTAMQAALSRPDRVDRLIVVDMAPKAYPPHHTKLLDALARINPTAYDGRDEIDDVLAEDVPSWPVRQFLLKNLDYDGETYTWRMNLDAIRAHYDDITAALPRTPTYEGPALFVRGGASDYVADADREGIRARFPNAELVTIDGAGHWVHADAPDALAEVVTDFLTEAAP; this comes from the coding sequence ATGGAGCTTTTCCACAACCAGTACGGCGACTCCGGGCCTCCGTTCATCCTTCTCCACGGGCTTCTGGGCGCGCACGGCAACTGGCACACCCTCAGCCGGACGGCGTTCCGAGACGTGGCCCGCGTGCACGCCGTGGATCAACGCAACCACGGACGGTCGCCCCACGCCGACGCAATGGACTACCCAACCCTCGCGACGGACCTGCGGCGGTTCATCGATCGGCACGACCTCGCCCCGGCCGCCGTGCTGGGCCACTCGATGGGCGGGAAGACCGCCATGCAGGCTGCGCTCTCGCGTCCGGATCGGGTTGACCGGCTGATCGTCGTGGACATGGCCCCGAAGGCGTATCCGCCCCACCACACCAAACTGCTGGATGCACTCGCCCGCATCAACCCGACGGCGTACGACGGCCGCGACGAGATTGACGACGTGCTGGCCGAGGACGTGCCGTCCTGGCCCGTCCGCCAGTTTCTGCTCAAAAATCTCGACTACGACGGCGAGACCTACACCTGGCGCATGAACTTGGACGCCATTCGTGCGCACTACGACGACATTACGGCGGCCCTGCCCCGCACGCCGACCTACGAGGGCCCCGCCCTCTTCGTGCGGGGCGGGGCCTCGGACTACGTGGCCGACGCGGACCGCGAGGGCATCCGGGCGCGCTTCCCCAACGCCGAGCTCGTGACCATCGACGGGGCGGGCCACTGGGTCCACGCCGACGCCCCCGACGCACTGGCCGAGGTGGTGACCGACTTCCTCACCGAGGCGGCACCGTGA
- a CDS encoding SDR family oxidoreductase, whose amino-acid sequence MDLGLSNRTAFVAGASKGLGRATAHELAREGCSVALCSRDGDRIRAAAEAVRDDTGAEVLPLVCDVTDAEQVESAIAQTANTFGGLHVLVTNAGGPPSGAATELDPSDYRDAVELNLMSTISLCDAALPHLRTAAAEDDHARVIMVTSVSSKQPIPTLALSNTARAGVQGYAKSLADDLGPTGITVNTVLPGYTRTQRLEDLADEIQERTGQSRTEVEAGWADDNALPRIGEPDEFAATVAFLASARAGYVTGVSFPVDGGRSKHLL is encoded by the coding sequence ATGGACCTAGGACTTTCGAATCGGACTGCTTTCGTGGCCGGGGCGAGCAAGGGGCTGGGCCGGGCGACCGCCCACGAGCTCGCCCGGGAAGGGTGCAGTGTCGCCCTCTGTTCGCGAGACGGAGACCGCATCCGGGCGGCGGCGGAGGCCGTCCGCGACGATACGGGCGCCGAGGTGTTGCCCCTCGTCTGTGACGTCACCGATGCGGAGCAGGTCGAAAGCGCCATCGCCCAGACGGCCAATACGTTCGGCGGCCTCCACGTGCTCGTCACCAATGCCGGCGGCCCGCCCTCCGGAGCGGCCACCGAGCTGGACCCGTCCGACTACCGCGACGCGGTGGAGCTCAATCTGATGAGCACCATCTCGCTCTGTGACGCCGCGCTTCCACACCTCCGCACGGCGGCGGCGGAGGACGACCATGCCCGCGTCATCATGGTAACGAGTGTGTCGTCGAAGCAGCCCATCCCCACCCTTGCGCTGTCCAACACGGCCCGCGCGGGTGTGCAGGGCTACGCCAAGAGCCTGGCCGACGACCTGGGGCCCACCGGGATCACGGTCAACACCGTGCTGCCCGGCTACACCCGCACCCAGCGGCTCGAAGACCTGGCCGACGAGATACAGGAGCGAACCGGCCAGTCGCGGACGGAGGTCGAGGCGGGCTGGGCGGATGACAACGCGCTTCCACGCATTGGCGAGCCGGACGAGTTTGCCGCGACGGTGGCCTTCCTTGCCAGTGCGCGTGCCGGCTACGTGACCGGTGTGTCGTTCCCCGTCGATGGGGGCCGCAGCAAGCACCTCCTGTGA
- a CDS encoding alpha/beta fold hydrolase: MSDSSSSSSFGRAVLTAGAALAGTYASLAAARWAYRRTLPSPLSLPPALDLEPRPVETPDGRAQCYVRPGTGPPVVLLHSFNAVASSREMQPIAEHLTATTDRPVYALDWLGFGRSDRGPRAYAPALYERQLYHFLDEVPGAPADVIALSLGGEYAAQGALQAAPLVRRLVLVSPTGLAPTQGPSTPGRLGLALADHTGTFELLYHRLTRRASLRDYYARQIFLSPDAIPDALLDYAEQTAQVRGAYRAPLRFVDGTLSVPNVSDDVYARLYRPTLFLTPTTPGSTVQSFERLPAVLSQNARDLSHQALPGGLLPHWEAPAPFFDAVDAFLDLH, encoded by the coding sequence ATGTCCGATTCGTCTTCGTCCTCCTCGTTCGGGCGCGCCGTGCTGACCGCCGGGGCGGCCCTGGCCGGCACCTACGCCAGCCTTGCCGCCGCCCGCTGGGCCTACCGACGCACGCTGCCGTCGCCGCTGTCTCTGCCCCCGGCGCTCGACCTAGAACCGCGTCCGGTCGAAACGCCGGACGGCCGTGCCCAGTGCTACGTCCGCCCCGGCACCGGGCCGCCGGTCGTGCTGCTCCACAGCTTCAACGCCGTGGCCTCGAGCCGTGAGATGCAGCCCATCGCCGAGCATCTGACAGCGACCACCGACCGGCCCGTCTACGCGCTCGACTGGCTCGGCTTCGGGCGGTCGGACCGGGGGCCCCGCGCCTACGCCCCGGCGCTGTACGAACGGCAGCTCTACCACTTCCTCGACGAGGTGCCTGGCGCCCCCGCCGACGTCATCGCGTTGTCGTTGGGGGGCGAGTACGCGGCCCAGGGGGCCCTGCAAGCCGCCCCGCTCGTGCGCCGACTCGTGCTCGTGTCCCCGACCGGCCTCGCCCCCACGCAGGGCCCGTCCACGCCCGGCCGTCTGGGGCTCGCCCTGGCCGACCACACCGGCACGTTCGAACTGCTCTACCACCGCCTCACCCGCCGCGCGTCACTCCGAGACTACTACGCCCGGCAGATCTTCCTGAGCCCGGACGCCATCCCCGACGCGCTGCTCGACTACGCCGAACAGACTGCGCAGGTCCGTGGGGCCTACCGGGCCCCGCTCCGGTTCGTGGACGGCACCCTCTCGGTCCCAAACGTCTCAGACGACGTCTACGCTCGCCTCTACCGCCCCACCCTTTTCCTTACCCCCACCACGCCCGGTTCCACTGTGCAGTCGTTCGAGCGACTCCCTGCGGTCCTCTCCCAGAACGCCCGCGACCTTTCCCACCAGGCCCTTCCTGGCGGCCTGCTCCCCCATTGGGAGGCCCCAGCGCCCTTTTTCGATGCCGTGGACGCCTTCCTCGACCTCCACTGA
- a CDS encoding 3'-5' exonuclease, protein MLHLERPLVFFDLEATGTDPQAARVIQIGMQRFVPSEDGAALDETVDVLVDPEEEIPTAVTDLTGLSPEEVRQAPPLEAHLDRIAPLLADADLAGYNALAYDIPLLQAEFERHGRTLPGPDDRVVLDPYRLEQVLRPRTLSALYERYTGDALDDAHDALSDVEAAGRVLQRQLADHDIDGTPADLAQQIRGDYLDDQRRLKQDGDAVVVCFGKHDGKTLRDIQRDHPGYFDWMYETIDDLRPHIDEALE, encoded by the coding sequence GTGCTCCACCTCGAACGCCCCCTCGTCTTCTTCGACCTTGAAGCCACCGGCACGGACCCCCAAGCGGCCCGCGTCATCCAGATCGGGATGCAGCGATTCGTGCCGAGCGAGGACGGGGCCGCACTGGACGAGACCGTCGATGTGCTCGTCGATCCGGAAGAAGAGATCCCGACGGCCGTCACGGACCTGACGGGGCTCTCGCCCGAGGAGGTCCGGCAGGCCCCCCCGCTGGAGGCCCACCTCGACCGCATCGCCCCCCTTCTCGCCGACGCCGACCTGGCCGGCTACAACGCCCTCGCGTACGACATCCCCCTCCTCCAGGCCGAATTTGAACGGCACGGGCGGACGCTTCCGGGCCCCGACGACCGCGTCGTCCTCGACCCGTACCGCCTGGAACAGGTGCTGCGTCCGCGCACCCTCTCGGCCCTCTACGAGCGGTACACCGGCGACGCGCTCGACGACGCCCACGACGCCCTCAGCGACGTGGAGGCGGCCGGGCGGGTTCTGCAGCGCCAACTGGCCGACCACGACATCGACGGCACGCCGGCCGACCTGGCCCAACAGATTCGGGGCGACTATCTCGACGACCAGCGCCGCCTCAAGCAGGACGGCGACGCGGTGGTGGTGTGCTTCGGCAAGCACGACGGGAAGACCCTCCGCGACATCCAGCGCGACCACCCCGGCTACTTCGACTGGATGTACGAAACCATCGACGACCTCCGCCCCCACATCGACGAGGCCCTGGAGTGA